In one Candidatus Methylomirabilota bacterium genomic region, the following are encoded:
- a CDS encoding FAD binding domain-containing protein codes for MRYEAPGSLEGAVALLAGATGDARVLAGGTDLLVQMRADIVDPELIVDIKKIPETRAITEEKGGWRIGAAVTGAELKEHARLKKAWPGVVEAANLIGSTQVQGRATLGGNLCNGSPAADSVPALIAAGAVATLAGPQGARD; via the coding sequence ATGCGCTACGAGGCACCAGGGTCCTTGGAGGGAGCGGTGGCCCTGCTCGCGGGAGCGACAGGGGATGCGCGGGTCTTGGCCGGAGGCACTGACCTCCTGGTCCAGATGCGAGCGGACATCGTCGATCCGGAGCTGATCGTCGACATCAAGAAGATCCCCGAGACCCGGGCCATCACGGAGGAGAAGGGGGGCTGGCGCATCGGGGCGGCGGTGACGGGGGCCGAGCTCAAGGAGCATGCGCGGCTCAAGAAGGCGTGGCCGGGCGTGGTCGAGGCGGCGAATCTCATCGGCTCGACGCAGGTGCAGGGGCGCGCCACTCTCGGGGGCAACCTGTGCAACGGCTCGCCGGCCGCCGACAGCGTCCCCGCCCTCATCGCGGCGGGCGCCGTGGCCACCCTGGCGGGGCCGCAAGGCGCGCGCGAT
- a CDS encoding LLM class flavin-dependent oxidoreductase: MKFGLFFQTPEAPGQSHGERFAEMLDRIALADSLGFDVAWLAELHFGGAFSLLSSPLMAVPVIAQRTRRIRVGTAVTLLPLHHPLACAEQAATADVLSGGRLEFGVGRGSIPSQFHGFRVPVAENRARFDEALEIIRLAWTQERFSYRGEFYQVEDLAVVPRPVQQPHPPIRVAVHTAESFAHIGDLGLPIYSGTTTTPLPQLREYMALYREHLAGAGHSWKSDQMALMLPVHVGATGRAAREAMRAGVLKYYKNLEVIFSQLPDSYTDHLPRLKVIRETVANLPYEKFCRDQGVFGDASEVVERLQAAREDFGLSQIICWFDQGSMLPRHEVERTMRQFADEVMPKLASG, encoded by the coding sequence ATGAAGTTCGGCCTCTTCTTCCAGACTCCGGAAGCGCCCGGCCAGTCGCACGGGGAGCGCTTCGCCGAGATGCTCGACCGCATCGCGCTCGCCGACTCGCTGGGCTTCGACGTGGCCTGGCTGGCCGAGCTGCACTTCGGCGGCGCGTTCTCGCTTCTGTCGAGCCCGCTCATGGCGGTGCCCGTGATCGCCCAGCGCACCCGGCGTATTCGCGTGGGAACCGCCGTCACCCTCCTGCCCCTCCATCATCCGCTTGCCTGCGCAGAGCAGGCGGCCACGGCCGACGTCCTCTCCGGCGGCCGGCTGGAGTTCGGAGTGGGCCGGGGCTCGATCCCGAGCCAGTTCCACGGATTCCGGGTGCCGGTGGCGGAGAACCGCGCCCGCTTCGACGAGGCGCTGGAGATCATTCGCCTCGCCTGGACCCAGGAGCGCTTCAGCTATCGCGGCGAGTTCTACCAGGTGGAGGACCTCGCGGTGGTGCCACGGCCCGTGCAACAGCCGCATCCGCCCATCCGCGTGGCCGTCCACACGGCGGAAAGCTTCGCCCACATCGGCGACCTGGGGCTGCCCATCTATTCGGGCACCACGACCACGCCCCTGCCCCAGCTTCGCGAGTACATGGCCCTCTACCGCGAGCATCTCGCGGGGGCCGGCCATTCATGGAAGAGCGACCAGATGGCCCTGATGCTCCCCGTGCACGTGGGCGCCACGGGCCGCGCCGCGCGGGAAGCCATGCGGGCCGGCGTGCTGAAGTACTACAAGAATCTCGAGGTGATCTTCTCGCAGCTGCCCGACTCCTACACTGATCACCTACCGCGCCTCAAGGTGATCCGGGAGACGGTGGCCAATCTGCCGTACGAGAAGTTCTGCCGCGACCAGGGCGTCTTCGGCGACGCCTCCGAAGTCGTCGAGCGGCTGCAGGCGGCCCGCGAGGACTTCGGGCTCTCGCAGATCATCTGCTGGTTCGATCAGGGCTCGATGCTGCCGCGCCATGAGGTCGAGCGCACCATGCGCCAGTTCGCCGACGAGGTCATGCCCAAGCTCGCCTCCGGCTGA